The genome window TCTGGAATCAACCCGTAAAATGCCAGCGCTGAGTGCAGGCTTATGTACGACGGATTGTAAATCTTCCCCGCAAAATACGCCGCGATATCCGGCTTGTCCCTGTACTCAGGAAATGCGTATACCCCCTGGCGCAAACGCACCAGATACCCTTTCTGTGTCCAGCGAACAAAGTTATTGCGGTCAAACCCCGGCCGCCACGCATACACCTGATGAATGCTAAAACAGCCGAGTTCGAACATCTTATTTCTGAATTCAATCCAACTCATATTATATTTCCTAAACGCACTAAATATAATGCATTACAGAAATATAACAACAAAAATCAAGCCATTTTCTTAACCGAAATCCCTCATATTTCTTGCTCATTGATTTACGTATCATCCCCAGAGCGGTCAGCTGGTTTGTTTCCGGTCATCCAGCAGCCGAATGACCGTGGATTACAACCCCAACGATCCAAATGGGTTTGAATTAAACGCAGGCCGTGAGGAGGGACGCGGGCCATTGTTCGATGGGCCACGCCGTTCACCGGGTTTGCCAGCCCCAGGAGAGCCGGTTCCGGAGCCGGACCGGCTGCCGCTCTTGGCGCTTAAGGCAATCCGCTTACGCTGGGCATCCACATCCTTGACCCACACCTTGATCCGATCCCCCGCCTGAACCACCTCGGCAGGATCAGTAATGTACCGGTCGGCCAATTCGGACACGTGCACCAAACCATCCTGATGCACACCCACATCCACAAACGCACCGAAAGCAGTCACATTGGTGACAATCCCCATCAACTCCATGCCCGGCTTGAGATCCTCGATGGTATTGACGTCATCCCGGAAACAGGGCGCCTCAAACGTCTCACGGGGATCACGCCCCGGCTTCTTCAGCTCCGCAATAATGTCCTTCAAGGTCGGCTCACCCACATCCGCACTCACATATTTGCGGATATCAATCTTGTCCGCCAGCGTGGCATTGCCAACCAACTCCTTCAGCTCGACACCGAGGTCTGCCGCCATCTTTTCAACCAGGGCATATCGCTCCGGATGAACCGCGGAGGCATCCAACAGATGGGCCCCACCCCGGATACGCAAAAACCCGGCCGCCTGTTCAAAGACCTTGGGCCCCAGGCTCGGGACCTTCAGCAGTGCCGCCCGACTGGTAAACGCACCATGCTTATCGCGATACGCGACAATCTTTTTGGCCAGACTGTTACCAACACCCGACACCCGGGCCAGCAGAAAAGCACTGGCCGTATTCATCTCAACCCCGACGTGATTCACGCAACTGACGACCACATCTTCCAGCTTTTGCGCCAACAGCGGCTGATGCACATCATGCTGGTACTGCCCCACCCCGATGGATTTGGGATCCAGCTTCACCAATTCCGCCAGCGGATCCTGAAGCCGGCGTCCAATCGAAATCGCCCCTCGCACGGTCAGATCGAGATCGGGGAACTCTTCACGCGCCACTTCGGAGGCACTGTAGATACTCGCACCCGACTCATTGACCTGAATCACCATGATATTCGAAATATTGGCCTTCTTCAGGGTCTCCCGGATAAAGGCCTCGGTTTCACGCCCGCCGGTGCCATTACCCACCGCGATGGCGGCCGGCTGCACTTTGGCGATCAGCTTGGCTAGATCAATCCGGGCTTCCATTCCGGAACGCTCCCCCTGACTCAAATACAACGTCGTATTCTCAAGGAATTTACCCGTGGCATCCAGGGCCGCCACTTTGCAGCCCGTCCGGATCCCCGGATCCACCGCGATCACCGCACGCCCACCCAGAGGCGAAGCCAGCAGCAGACTCCGCAGATTCTTGGCAAAGATTTCAACAGCCGCACGATCCGCCTTCATCTTCAGATCCACCGATACATCCGTCTCAACACTCGGCGCAATCAGGCGCTTGTAACTATCTTCAATCGCAGTGCGCAGGTGCACGGCAAATGGTGACCGCTCATTGACCTTCATGATTTCCCCGATCCGGCGCAGCACCGGTTCGGACTCGACGGTGAAGGAGCGCTTCAGTACCCCTTCGTTTTCGCCACGGCGAATCGCCAGATAGCGATGCGAGGGAATATCGACGGCTTTTTCCTTGAAGTCATAATACTGCTCGAACTTGGTCGGCTCCTGCGTCTTCTCCTTGACCGCCTCGGAAACAATCATGCCATTGGCGGCATAATACTGACGGCCCAGGGCGCGGATATCGGCATTTTCCGAGATCAGTTCAGCCACAATGTCACGGGCACCCGACAACGCGTCGGCCTCCGACTCCACCTTCTTTTCGGCATCAATAAAGGCTTTGGCTTCCTCATCGGGGTTACCGGACGCAGGTTGTGCCAGAATCATCAGCGCCAGGGGCTCCAATCCTTTTTCCCGGGCGATCATGGCGCGGGTACGGCGCTTCGGCTTGAAGGGCAGATAGAGATCTTCCAGCACGTTCTTGGTGGTACAGGCCAGGATCTTGGCCTTGAGTTCGTCGGTCAGCTTGCCCTGCTCCCCGATGGAGTCGAGAACGGTCTGGCGGCGCTCCTCCAGGTCCTTGTAATACTGGAGCCGCTCCTGAATCTTGCCGATCTGAACTTCATCCAGATTCTCCGTCACTTCCTTGCGGTAACGGGCAATAAAGGGAATGGTACTGCCCTCCCATAAAAGTTTGGCAACAGCCAGCACCTGCCGGGGCGAAATCGACAACTCCGTCGCCAACCGGGGAATTGACGAGGCATCCAACGCATCATTCTGATCAACTTCAGCAACCATATGTATCTCCTAATCTTATTCGTAATCGTAATCCCCTCCCGCAAGGAAGGGAGGGCAGACGCATCTAATTTTTGGAGTGCGGCGGCTTGACGCCGCTTTTTCAAGGCCTGGCTTGACAGGCCGCCCGTACGGCGCGTCAAGCCGCGCCTAAGAATAGCGGCGTCAAGCCGCCGCACTCCAAAACTTTGAGCTAAAATAAAGAACTAATTTTTACAATTTGACCACTGCCACACCGAACACGTCCAGCGTGAGGGTGTCTTTGGTAAGGGTTTTTGTGATCAATTCTTTCTTGCCGGCCGGCACTTTGACTGCTTGCGCCTGCTCGGTGTGATTGATCAGGAACAGATACTTGCGCCCACGGGCCTGTCGGATGGAGACTTCCACCCCTGGCGGCGGCGTGACAACAGGCCGGATCGCCGCATCCCGTAACACCTTTGTGATAAGAAGATCATAGAACGAATCTTCCTGCACCACCGTGCCGACATAATAGGCCGTCCCCTTCCCAAACTGATTCCGCGTCGCGGCCGCAAATGCCTTCATGTGCCAGGACTCGAAGCCAGCCAGCTTCTCGGCCGTACGCACCTTGGTCCAATCCGCATAATGCAGCGCATTGAATGTTCCCGCCATCCCGGCCAATCCCGTCACAACGCACGCCTCGTTTTCGGGCAACGCATCATATTCGGGAATCGAAATGCCCAGCGCCTCACTGAGCAAGCCCGGCAACGTCCGTTCGTGGCAGAGATTGGTCTCCGTTTTGACACCCGTGCGGCAATCCGTCAGGAATACGCCGCCCTTACTCACAAATTCACGAAGTGCCAGTGCGACTGAGTCGGGCATCACATACAGGTCAGGTGCCAGCACCACACGGTACTTGCTGAAGTCATCCGTCGGCTTGATCATATCCACATTCACACCGGCCCGGAACAGGGCGTTATAATAACGGTGCATGGCCTGGTGGTAATCATTCTTGGCAAACCCGGGCTGAATGCGCAGGGCCCAGATGCTTTCGTAATCGTAGATCATCGCCACATCCGACTTGACCGTGGTGTTTTCCAACTCCTTGGCCAGCCGATGAAATTCCTTGGCCGTCTGCGCGGCCTCGTCATAGCGGCGCAGAGGGACCCCGTCATGTCCCAGCAACCCATGCCAGTACTGTTCACGGCCTGCGGTGCAGGAACGCCAGCGGAACCAGATGGTGCCGTCGGCCCCACGGGAGAGTTGTTGATAGGCCACACCGCGGATCTCGCCAGGACGCGGATTGCGATTGAACGAGCCCCACCCGCCCGGTCCGGCGGTCTGTTCCATGATCCAGAAGTTTTTCTTTTTGAGCCCACGCATGACATCCGCCCCGGCGGCGGCTCCATAGTGAATCTCGGGTTTGCCCCAGATGGGATAGTTGTCCCAGGACACATGATCAAGATCTTCCGCCAGATCGTAATAATTCAGGTCGCTGAACAAGCCCATGCAATTATGGGTCACGAAATGTTTCGGACATTCTTCCCGCATGATCTTCACTTGATCCCGCTGGAAACTCACATTCTGCCAGGAGAAGAAACGCTGCCAGTCAAGACAGGCACTGGGATTGTGTGAACCATTATCCACGGGGATGGTGATTTCCTCCCACTCACGATACAAGTGCCCCCAGAAATGCGTCCCCCAGGCCTTGTTCAGCTCGTTCACATTCAGGTACTTGCGGCGCAGCCACTCCTGAAACGTCCGCCGGCAGGTATCACAATAACAGACAGGATGCCCGAACTCGTTATCCGTCTGCCAGCCGATGACATTCGGGGCATCGGCGAAGTGCCTGGTCATGGCGCTGGTGATGCGTTCCGAGAGCAGCCGGTAGGCCCCGGAGGAAAAGCAGTTGTTCTTGCGAACGCCCCAGACGATACGGGTCCCATCCTTTTGCATCGCCAGTGTCTCGGGATACTTGCGCGCGCACCAGGCAGGCATCACGGCAGTCGGGGTACAGAGAATGACAGAGATCCCGTGTTTCCGCAGCACGGCCATGGCCTCCTCGAGCCACCCGAACTCAAAGCGGCCCTCCTCAGGCTCCATGAACGCCCAGGCGAACTCGGCCAGGCGCACGACATTGAACCCTGCCTTCTTCATCAACCGCGCATCGACATCCCACCGTTTGCGCTCCCAATGTTCCGGATAATAATCAACACCAATGTACATGATCTTTTCTCCCTATTAATCCTAATCGTAATCTTAATCGTAATCTTAATCCTACGAGCCCTCATGAACGCCCAAACAAGATTACGATTAAGATTAAGATTACGATTAGGATCAAGAACAAGAGCCTTCCGGCTCACTCAAAATCGCCATTCGCAAAACGGGGACGCTACATTATTATCTGAATGACTTCAATGAGATCATTATGCTAAAAAGATGACCATGAATCCGGCCATTGAGATCAAAAACCTGAGTGTCTCCTTCCCCTCCCCTGCAGGCACGGTTCACGCGCTTCGGGACCTCTCGATCACCGTCGCGCCGGGGACGGTTTTCGGGTTTCTCGGCCCCAACGGAGCGGGCAAAACCACCACGATCCAGGTCCTGCTTGGCTTTCAGGATCCCGACCAGGGAACGGCGCGGCTTTTCGGACAAGCCGTCACCGAGACCATCGCCCGTGAAAAGATCGGCTATCTTGCCGAGAATCCGGATACCTACAATTTTCTCACCGGCCGTGAACTCCTGACCATGGCGGGGCGCTTGTTCAACCTGCCGCCTTCCGAGATCCGGGCGCGGGCCGGTCAACTCCTGACCGAAACCGGACTCGCCGCCGCCGCGGACCGCCGGATCGCCGGTTACTCCCGGGGCATGCGTCAACGGATCTGCATGGCCCAGGCGCTGATTAACGACCCCGAACTCCTGATTCTCGATGAGCCCACAGGCGGACTCGACCCCCTGGGCCGCATGGATATCCGCCGCATTATTGCCGAGCGCAAAAAAGCAGGGAAGACCGTTTTCTTCTCCTCCCACGAATTGTCCGAGGTTGAGTTGGCCTGCGACCGCGTCGCCATCCTCTCGCAAGGCGTCCTGCTCGCCGAAGGCCCGGTCAGTGACCTGGTCGCACCAGGAGAAAATCTGGAACGATTTTTCATCAAGGCAGTTACAAGCGGAGCCAAATGATTCCTAATCGTAATCTCTCCTCGACCTCCATAGCACACTACACAAGGTTTGTTTGGAGTGCGGCGGCTTGACGCGCCTCATCCAGTGTTGGTGTGGCCCGTCAAGCCGGGCTAAAGAAAAGCGGCGTCAAGCCGCCGCACTCCAAATTCGCATGCGAAAAAGGATGAAAAGTTATGAATAAATTGAGACAAATTATTACTTTGGCTGGTGTTGTCTGGCTTGAGATGGTGCGGCGGAAAGAACTCTCCGTGCTCCTGATTCTGCTGGCAACCCTTCTGGCGGGCTTGCTCTCGTTCGATGTGTTCGGGCTATCCCAAGTCACCGGCTACGTGAAAGACATGGGGCTTCTCGCCATTTGGGTCCTGGCCTGGATCCTTGCGGTCAACACCTCTGTCCGCCAACTCCCGCAGGAAGAACAGCGCGGGACGCTCTTTCCCCTGCTCGCCAAGCCCGTATCGCGCCTGACCTTGATCATCGGGAAATGGCTCGGCGTCTGGACCATTACCTGTTTGTCACTCCTGTGTTTCTATCTGACCGTCTGGCTGGCCGTCTGGATTAAAGGCGGGGCATTCCACGTTGCCACCCTGCTGCAAGCCATCCTGCTCCATGCCGCGGCCCTCGCCCTGATCAGTTCACTCGGGCTGGCGTTTTCCACCCGGCTGAACCGCGATGCCGCCACCGTAACGACCTATCTCATCACGGCGGCCGCCTTCCTGCTGTTGCCCCG of bacterium contains these proteins:
- a CDS encoding Tex family protein; translation: MVAEVDQNDALDASSIPRLATELSISPRQVLAVAKLLWEGSTIPFIARYRKEVTENLDEVQIGKIQERLQYYKDLEERRQTVLDSIGEQGKLTDELKAKILACTTKNVLEDLYLPFKPKRRTRAMIAREKGLEPLALMILAQPASGNPDEEAKAFIDAEKKVESEADALSGARDIVAELISENADIRALGRQYYAANGMIVSEAVKEKTQEPTKFEQYYDFKEKAVDIPSHRYLAIRRGENEGVLKRSFTVESEPVLRRIGEIMKVNERSPFAVHLRTAIEDSYKRLIAPSVETDVSVDLKMKADRAAVEIFAKNLRSLLLASPLGGRAVIAVDPGIRTGCKVAALDATGKFLENTTLYLSQGERSGMEARIDLAKLIAKVQPAAIAVGNGTGGRETEAFIRETLKKANISNIMVIQVNESGASIYSASEVAREEFPDLDLTVRGAISIGRRLQDPLAELVKLDPKSIGVGQYQHDVHQPLLAQKLEDVVVSCVNHVGVEMNTASAFLLARVSGVGNSLAKKIVAYRDKHGAFTSRAALLKVPSLGPKVFEQAAGFLRIRGGAHLLDASAVHPERYALVEKMAADLGVELKELVGNATLADKIDIRKYVSADVGEPTLKDIIAELKKPGRDPRETFEAPCFRDDVNTIEDLKPGMELMGIVTNVTAFGAFVDVGVHQDGLVHVSELADRYITDPAEVVQAGDRIKVWVKDVDAQRKRIALSAKSGSRSGSGTGSPGAGKPGERRGPSNNGPRPSSRPAFNSNPFGSLGL
- a CDS encoding beta-galactosidase, which encodes MYIGVDYYPEHWERKRWDVDARLMKKAGFNVVRLAEFAWAFMEPEEGRFEFGWLEEAMAVLRKHGISVILCTPTAVMPAWCARKYPETLAMQKDGTRIVWGVRKNNCFSSGAYRLLSERITSAMTRHFADAPNVIGWQTDNEFGHPVCYCDTCRRTFQEWLRRKYLNVNELNKAWGTHFWGHLYREWEEITIPVDNGSHNPSACLDWQRFFSWQNVSFQRDQVKIMREECPKHFVTHNCMGLFSDLNYYDLAEDLDHVSWDNYPIWGKPEIHYGAAAGADVMRGLKKKNFWIMEQTAGPGGWGSFNRNPRPGEIRGVAYQQLSRGADGTIWFRWRSCTAGREQYWHGLLGHDGVPLRRYDEAAQTAKEFHRLAKELENTTVKSDVAMIYDYESIWALRIQPGFAKNDYHQAMHRYYNALFRAGVNVDMIKPTDDFSKYRVVLAPDLYVMPDSVALALREFVSKGGVFLTDCRTGVKTETNLCHERTLPGLLSEALGISIPEYDALPENEACVVTGLAGMAGTFNALHYADWTKVRTAEKLAGFESWHMKAFAAATRNQFGKGTAYYVGTVVQEDSFYDLLITKVLRDAAIRPVVTPPPGVEVSIRQARGRKYLFLINHTEQAQAVKVPAGKKELITKTLTKDTLTLDVFGVAVVKL
- a CDS encoding ABC transporter ATP-binding protein gives rise to the protein MNPAIEIKNLSVSFPSPAGTVHALRDLSITVAPGTVFGFLGPNGAGKTTTIQVLLGFQDPDQGTARLFGQAVTETIAREKIGYLAENPDTYNFLTGRELLTMAGRLFNLPPSEIRARAGQLLTETGLAAAADRRIAGYSRGMRQRICMAQALINDPELLILDEPTGGLDPLGRMDIRRIIAERKKAGKTVFFSSHELSEVELACDRVAILSQGVLLAEGPVSDLVAPGENLERFFIKAVTSGAK
- a CDS encoding ABC transporter permease subunit, yielding MNKLRQIITLAGVVWLEMVRRKELSVLLILLATLLAGLLSFDVFGLSQVTGYVKDMGLLAIWVLAWILAVNTSVRQLPQEEQRGTLFPLLAKPVSRLTLIIGKWLGVWTITCLSLLCFYLTVWLAVWIKGGAFHVATLLQAILLHAAALALISSLGLAFSTRLNRDAATVTTYLITAAAFLLLPRVPAMLVEAKGVTSYALFTVYYLFPHFELFDLRRRLVHDWGSVHGIVLAEILVYATLMTMVFLALAWLGYRKRRFSRGDIL